Proteins encoded within one genomic window of Polypterus senegalus isolate Bchr_013 chromosome 6, ASM1683550v1, whole genome shotgun sequence:
- the szrd1 gene encoding SUZ domain-containing protein 1 isoform X2: MEDEEVAESWEEAADSGEIERRLEEKLRITQKERKLRSPLRTPIVIQDDSLPAAPPPQIRILKRPSHNGSLGTSSPAQRPVAPVKTLAQREAEYAEARRRILGSASPEEEPDKPIVADRPVRVGIHTDDIRPPNNVIRQPTGPDGTQGFRQRR, translated from the exons ATGGAAGATGAGGAGGTTGCGGAAAGCTGGGAGGAGGCAGCCGATAGCGGG GAAATAGAGCGACGTCTTGAAGAAAAACTAAGAATTACACAAAAAGAGAG AAAGCTAAGATCGCCACTGAGGACCCCCATTGTGATTCAGGACGATTCTCTTCCTGCTGCTCCTCCTCCACAAATTCGAATTCTTAAGAGACCATCGCACAACGGGTCATTGGGTACCTCTAGTCCTGCCCAGCGCCCCGTGGCTCCTGTCAAAACCTTGGCTCAGAGGGAAGCTGAATATGCAGAGGCTCGCCGTCGAATCCTTGGCAGTGCAAGTCCTGAAGAGGAGCCAGATAAGCCCATAGTGGCAGACag gCCAGTTCGTGTTGGCATTCACACAGACGACATCAGGCCACCCAATAATGTAATCAGGCAGCCGACGGGCCCTGATGGCACACAGGGATTCCGGCAGCGAAGATAG
- the szrd1 gene encoding SUZ domain-containing protein 1 isoform X1: protein MLTPLLGYLGGHRSACFEHVDTTRPSAMAALARTRFPTLLARSVQRLRLRSRAGLALRFGRVGRWKMRRLRKAGRRQPIAGKLRSPLRTPIVIQDDSLPAAPPPQIRILKRPSHNGSLGTSSPAQRPVAPVKTLAQREAEYAEARRRILGSASPEEEPDKPIVADRPVRVGIHTDDIRPPNNVIRQPTGPDGTQGFRQRR from the exons ATGCTGACGCCACTCCTCGGTTATTTGGGCGGACACCGTTCTGCTTGTTTTGAACATGTTGACACAACACGGCCCTCTGCCATGGCAGCACTGGCGAGAACGCGTTTCCCAACTCTCCTTGCGCGGTCAGTGCAGCGGTTGCGCCTGCGCAGCAGAGCCGGACTGGCCTTGCGCTTTGGGAGGGTTGGAAGATGGAAGATGAGGAGGTTGCGGAAAGCTGGGAGGAGGCAGCCGATAGCGGG AAAGCTAAGATCGCCACTGAGGACCCCCATTGTGATTCAGGACGATTCTCTTCCTGCTGCTCCTCCTCCACAAATTCGAATTCTTAAGAGACCATCGCACAACGGGTCATTGGGTACCTCTAGTCCTGCCCAGCGCCCCGTGGCTCCTGTCAAAACCTTGGCTCAGAGGGAAGCTGAATATGCAGAGGCTCGCCGTCGAATCCTTGGCAGTGCAAGTCCTGAAGAGGAGCCAGATAAGCCCATAGTGGCAGACag gCCAGTTCGTGTTGGCATTCACACAGACGACATCAGGCCACCCAATAATGTAATCAGGCAGCCGACGGGCCCTGATGGCACACAGGGATTCCGGCAGCGAAGATAG